GTCTCGCTTTGCCTTGCGCTCTAGCTTAGCTTTCCACTTTTCCGAAGAGCGGCTGCGATGTTCGAATAGAGCCTCGACGGTAGTCTTCAGCAGGAACGCTGCGTCGAGAAAGCGCTCCACGGGCTCACCGTATTCGTTCCAGAAAGGTTCAGACGCAAGCGTGAATCGCGAGTTCGACCAAGCGTCGAACGCGTTCATACGAGGAAAGTAACGTTCCCATTCGCTCGGTGGGCCGTGCGGTTTTTGAAGGTTTTTCCCGGGCCGTTCCATTCTCCATCCCCTGAGGTCCTGCGGCGTCCTTGATACTTTTTCGACGACAGCGAACGGAATGACAGCTTCGGACATGTCTAGTTTCTGGACGCCCCAGCTGCGTCCCCCCTCTCGGGAGTGACAAAAAACCCCGTTGCCACCTGTTTCGCCACGATCCAGACCGAGTTGCACGAAAACGAGTTCATGAAGCAAGACACCGAGGAGGCCATGGTGACAGCACCAGTCGATGATTAGTTTTTCGGTGTTCTTTCTTAGCGCGTCCTTACGTTTTGCTCCCGCTTCCAGCGCCTGTATCTTTTCGACGAGGTCGAACAGGGAGAAGTAGGGACGGCTGTCGCGATAGGGCATCGCACGCTGGGACAGCACGGGTTCCCCCGCTTCCGTTGGCCTGTGGCCCTTCCAAGGATCGTATGACTCCTGCTGTGTGCTTACGGTCGGGCAGATGCAGCCGTTGATGATTTCGTAACCGCCGAAGCGCACCCATTCGCCCGTCCGAAAACCCGATTCTCGTTGCTCCATGTTTCACCTCATGTAGTACCCCGAGTTAACTTTGACAGTATAACAACGGCGCAGTAGTGTCAAGCTGTCGGCGAGAGCCGCGCGAGCCTCCTACCAGGACAGCCTGGTAGGGGCTCCACCCAAATAAGTCACGCCGCACTAGGTACGCGGCAGTTGGGTTGTGCGCGGTGTTTTCGCGGCTGGGTGGCGCAGGGTTCGGTCTCGCATCGACTGGGTGGAGGTAATGCTCGCATGAATTCGCACGCGGATTTTTTCTATTCGCTTCAAGTCGCCGTGGAGGCCCGAGAGGGGACACCTCAAGGGCGCGAGATCCTCTTCAGGTGCCCGTACCCGGGCCACACCGACGCCAGTCCGTCAGCGTCGTTTCACCCTGTGACGAGTGAGTTCTTCTGCCCGGTGTGTCAGAAGGGCGGCGGACCACTCCAACTCGCTGCGCTGCTCGGGCTGAAGCTGCCTCCGGGGATCGCGAGCAGGGTTGGCAAGCGCACTCTTTCCGGCCTCTGGGCCTACCGCGATGCTGATGGCGAGGTACTCGGCTACGAGGCTCGTTATGACTGACAAGCAGGGAGCCAAGAACGCCAAGATCTCCATCCCGTATTTCCACAAGGACGCCGATGGTCACTTCAGTATGGGGGGGCCCGGTGAGCCTCGGCCGTTGTACGCGGGGGACCGCCTCGCACGGGACAAGGTCTCGATAGTTATTGTCGTAGAGGGGCCCAAATGCGTCACCATCATCGAGCGCCTCGGTGGACTCGGCACCTGTTCGTGGGGCGGTGCGGGGCAGGCGACGAAGACCGACTGGTCGCCCCTCGCCGGGCGAGACGTACTGATCTGGCCTGACAACGACCCTGCCGGGCACAAATACGCGAGCGATGTCGCCAGCAAGCTGCAGCAACTCAATCTGCCCGCGTCAGTAACCTTCGTAGACGTCGCGAAACTCGCGCTGGCGGCGAAGGGCGACGTCGCAGACTGGCTCGCCGCGCACCCGGGAGCCACGCTCCACGACGTGCTCGCGCTGCCGCGTGTTGATGCGCCCGGCGATCCTGACGTCGACGCCGACGCCGACGCACATGAGCGCGTTCCGATCATTTCTCTCGGCGACCTGATCGACAGCGGCGTGAAGGACCCCGAGTGGCTGATCGAGGGTTTCGTCCCGGCGCACGCGCGGATGTTCATCGCCGGACAGCCCAAGAATGGGAAAAGTTGGCTCGCGTTGTGCCTCGCCGTCGCGATCCTCAGCGGCAAACCGTTCCTCGGCGAGTCTACAAAGGATACTCCCTCATGAGCGCGGGGAAAAACAACGCGAAGATCCTGTACCTCTTCGCGGAAGGCTCGCGCGCCTCCGTTGTGCGGCGTCTGACCTGGGTGTGCAACGGCTACGGAGTGTCGGTGGATTCCATTCGGGATCGGCTGCTGTTGTCGCCACATCCACGAATCTCCCTCGACCAATCGGACGACATCGAAGCTCTCAGGGCGGCCATCGAGGGCATCGGCGAACACCTCGTCATGGTGATCCTCGATCCACTTTCCGAGCTGCACGTCGGCGGCGAAAACGAGCGCGATCAGATGGCGCCGATCCTCGCCGCGCTTCGGCAGATGTCTGCCGCCATGGGCTTCACCATCGTCCTCATTCATCACTCCCCCAAGCCCGACAATCAGAACAGATTCAGTCCTCTTCGCGGCTCCGGTGCGTTGCGAGCATGGCACGATGCGATGCTGTACTTCGCGCCCGCAGACGTCGCGACTACCGCACGGAAACTCTATGGCGAGTTCCGCGACGCTGAATCTTTCAGAGGACTAGCGGTACGCCTGGAGGTTGATGAAGACGCTGAGATCGCACGCATCGTTCTCGATGACTACCCAGGTCCGACGAGCGAGTCCGCGCTCCATCGATACATCCTCGACCGTCTAGGCGACGAAGGTCCACTGATCCGCAACGTCCTGCGTTATCCACCGGGCCGACCCGCGATCAACAACACCACCCTCAACAAGGCACTCGCGGTTCTCCAGGAGCAGGGAGAGGTGCGCCCGCTCAGTGACGCGCGACGGGGTCAGAGGTGGGAGATCGTCCCCAGCGAGGAGGAGGGGGGCTCCTGATGGCTGCGAGGCGCATAAACACTGGCTTCTACGCCACTCTGAGGCGCTTGCGTACAAGCGTACAAAAGAAGCCGCGAAAATCGGAGGCTCTGTACTGTACGCAACGCTGTACGGACCACCGCTCGAAAAACACATCTGAACCAGCAACGGCGAGGGTTTCCGCCATCCGTACAACTTGTACGCACGGCCTGTACGCTCGCGTACGTACATGCGTACACGCCCTTTATAAGGGCGGTACGTGTCCGTACGCCCGTCCGACCGACGACTGGAAGACGACCTCGCCGGGATCCCGGCACATCCGAGACAACCGCAATACCGCGACGCCCCTCGTGGGCGCCGCCATTACCAGGAGAAAAGAAAATGAGTAAGAAGACGAAGCCCTCGAAGAAGACCAACTCCCGCAGGACCAGGAAGGCGACCACTACAAGGCGCCGACCGAAAAGCCTCGCCGGCAGTCAGCATCACGGGGAGCGCCGGTGGCTCATCGAGGGGCTGATCCGTTCGGAGGGCGTGTCGGTCATTGCGGGGCCGCCCAATTCCTATCGGACGTGGCTGGCGATCGATCTGGCCTTGGCGGTGAAGACCGGCGACACCTTCCTCGACCACCAGTCGTTTTCGTCTGCGGAATCGGAGGTTATCTTCGTCACCGACAACGTGCCGATTTCGACGATGGTTGGGCGCGCCCAGCACCTTGCCATGGGTCGCGAACTCCCCTCGCAGGGCGTCGCCGACTCGATCCGCTTCATCACGGGCCAGGACTTCCTGTCTCGGCTCCCCAAGCTCGGCGGCAAGAAGCGGTCGGAGAAGAAGGTCAGTCTGATCGTCATCGATGTCGAGCCCCTGCCCATGAAGCTTGAGAGGCACGAGGTCGAGAGCATGTTTGCCCGGATCGGTGAACTGCGGACGCTCTCCAACTACTACGGCGCGCCGATCGTGGTCGTGGGCACGATGCCCGACAACGAGGAGGCCGCCCCGCTGCTCTGGGCGAACAAGTCACTGTACGACACCGTGCTGACGATCGCTCCGTCTGGGACGGAGGACCTGCTCAACGGCAGCGCGCTCGTTGACGACGACATCTCGACCATTATGGATTTCGCGCTGGTCTTCCTGACGAGCGAGGACTCCGCAACGTTCCTTTCGTCATGGGACATTGCATCGGACGATCTGGACGGCGTGGACGCGGAGGACGCCGAGATCGCGGCGAGCCTGTAGTCATGAAGGCATCCGTGGGCAGACGGGAGTTGCGGGTGTTTGTCGAAGAGTGCCTCCGCGGCCGTCGGTCGAGGACCCGTACCCTCCGCGTCACAGCCTCGGATGTCTACCGGGGCCGCTCGGCTTGGGCCATCGCCCAGGCCGAGCGGCTGCTTTTTGCCGCCCAGTACCACGCCGTGTGCCCGAGCGCCGAGACGATGGTGGGCGGCGAGCACAACGCGATCGGCGGCGTCGAGGAGAAAGCGACCAGTAAGGCTTGTTCTTTAACTTGGCCGGTCGAAGCACCGGCAGAGGGACGGTGAGTGATGTCGAAATGGCTGAACAACAAAAAGATGATCTGGAAGAAGGCCGTGAAGCCCTGCCACGCGCTGGCGTTCTGCCCCTACGGACCACTCGTGGAGGAGTTCCCGCTGCGAGACGAAGCCGAAGCCGTTTCCTGCGACGTATTCGGCCACGATTGCCCCATTTTTTATCATGCGGAGCCGTTCGCCGAGGACGAGCCCGCTGACTTAGTGGGGGAGATGCGGGCTTTCGCAAAAGAGATCAATGCCCACTTCGCCGCGAGCAAGAAGAGCGGGCGGAAGCACAAGGCGACGTGATCGACGTGCGGACCGAACAGCCGATCGAGGTAGTCGAACTGCGCGCAGTGCGCCCTGGCGACGAGTCGGCGGCGAACGTCGAGATCAAGCAGCTCCACGAGCTGAGAGAGCACGAGGTGCAGAAGTGATACAGGAAACTGGCTACACCGAGATCGTTCTGCGCGGCCCTGCGCAGCGCGAGCCCCAGGTGATCCCCATCCTCGTCGAGGGGCCGGACGGCGAACTGCAGCAGGTCAGCGAGATGGTCATCCGGACAGACCCCAACGCGACCAGGCCCGTGCGCATCCGGATGATCGACGACGACGGCGAGATCGACGTCACCGACCTCTTCATGGCCGGGCACCCCTCGATGATCCCGGAGGCCGCGTTTCACCGGCTGACGGAGCAGCTGTTGGGGAGGCGGTAGCTATGGACGTCGGCGAGCGGGAGCAGCTCTACGAGGGTGGAACGATGGTGGAGCAGGAGTCGGTGTGAGCACGGAGCGCCATATCGCTCCCGTCGGGCCACTCACGAGCTTCGGTGCCGAGCGCCCGCTCACGCCCGAGGAAGCGGCGGAGTACTGCCAGCAAACGGTGAAGACGATCTTGAACGCCTCGTCCAGGGGCGAGTTGAAGAACTCGGGGCGACGCGGTACTCCTCGATACTGGCTGGCCGACGTGCTGGCCTACCAACGAGGAGGTGCCGATGAGAGCCCAACGAATGAGGAGAGCGCGAGATGCGATTCCGAAAAGGAAAAGCCTACCGGGACGCCGCAGGCGGCGGAAGGTGGGTCGCCGTCTACTACGTCGACGGGCAGCGACAGCGGGAGCGAACGCAGTGCACGGACGAGGCTGACTTGGAAAGGTGTTTCGCACAGATCGAAGAGCGTGTCCGCGCGGCAAGCAGTCGCGGGCGCGATCCCGATCCGAAAAGGGAACTCGGGCAAACGGTGACCAAGTTCCTGGAGGCCAGCACCGCGCTGGCCAAGCCCACCCGAGAACAGTACCGAGGCATCCTCGGCAATTTCGTCGCCTTTACTGGCGCAAAGCGGAAGCTCGTCTCTCTCGACGCTGCCGACGTGGTCCGCTTCCTGGAAGAGCACAAGAGCACGGGAGTGCGTCCCGCCACGGTCGCGGCCGACCGCCGCGTTGTTCGTGCGTTCAGCTCTTGGTGCGAGCGGCTTGGTTACGTCGAGGCGTCGTTCGGCAAGGAGGTGAAGCCGATACGCGTGCCCAAGGTCCGCAAGCGTTACCTCCGGCGGCAACAGGTCGTCGCGTTCCTGAACGCCTGCTCGCCCGCGTTCTGGCCGATCGCCGTTCTCACAATCCTCTGCGGCTTCCGCCGCAAGGAGATCGTCAACTTGAAGTGGAACGACGTAAACCTCGACGAGGGCCTGATCCATTTCGTCCGCGCCAAGACGGACGACGAGCAGGAGATCCCGCTCCACCCGTTCGCGGTCGAAGTGTTGCGCTCGGTGGAGCGGATCAGCGAGTGGGTGTTCCCGATCACCGAGGACCACGTGATGAAGGACGGACAGATCGTCCGGCGCGGCGACAAGCGATCCGAGACGACGGGGTGGTTCCTCGAAAAGACGAAGCAGGCAGCGGCGGCGATTGGCATGCAGCCCGAGGAACTCGACTTCCACGGACTGCGAAAAACGTTCGCGTGTCTCGTGCAGGGCACGGGCCACGACATCCGGATGACCGGGCAGCTGCTCGGCCACGGACCCGGCAGCAAGGGTGCCGTCACCGATCTCTACGTGTTCGACGACGAGGAGCGGCAGCGCGCTGCGGTGGACGCGATCCGGGTCGACGGGATCGTTCGTCCGCTCAAGAAAATTGCCACAAAATTGCCACAGACGCTGCCACGGAATCAGGAGGTCAAACTAAGTGGTTGATTTGATTGTGGAGCTAAGCGGGATCGAACCGCTGACCTCCTGACTGCCAGTCAGGCGCTCTCCCAGCTGAGCTATAGCCCCAAAGAACCGCGCCGTCCGACGCGGACGCAGGTTTGTAGCAACCGCTCCCGGACGTGTCAAGGAGAGCTAGAACGAGAGCTAGAACGCGTCGGGATCCGCCGGCGGGGTCGGTGGCGGAGGCGGTGAGCCGGGCTGCGGCTGCGGCAGCGGCGCCGGTTGCGGTTGCGGCTGCGGCTGCGGTTGCGGTTGCGGTTGCGGCTGCGGCTGCGGCTGCGGCTGCGGGTACTGCGGCGGGTACTGCGGCGGGTACTGCGGCGGGTACTGCGGCTGCGGTTGCGGCTGATAGCCGGTGCCCCCGCCACCGAACGAATCGGGATCGTAGCTCGAGTCGGTGCCGCCCGACCCGTCCGGCGCGATGGGATAGGTGTAACCCGCAGGAGGCGCCTGACCCTGGATCTGGATGATGTAGGTCGCGGGCTGCCTGAGGTTCTTGAACTTCGGGAACGAGATGGAGGCGAGCCCGTTGGACAGGCACTGCAGCAGCCCGGGCACGTCCGAGGGCAGGATCTGGAGGTTCGAGGCCTGGCCGGTGGCGCCGGCGAGGGCGAACTTCATCCGGATCTGCCGGATCATCGGGTTGACGCCGAGCGCCGCCTGAACGCAGGGCTTCAGGACCTCCTGGTTCGCCGCGATCGCGCCGTTGATCTGCTCCACGGTCAGGGAGTACGGCCGGCCCGCCTCCTCCTTGGCCGCGGCCTGCGCCGCCGTCTCGGCCTCCGCCGCGGCGGCCGCCTTCTTGGCCTCCTCCGCCGCGATCCTGGCCGCCTCCGCGGCCTTGGCCGCCGCCTCGGGGTCGAGGATCGCGATCAGCTGGCTCTTCAGCTCCGGCAACGTCTGCGTGTCGTCGCGGATCTGGGCGACGTACCTCTCACCGGACGGGCCACCGAACTTCAGGATGCCCTCGGCCGCGGTCGCGATCGCGTCCTCGTGCCCGAGGAACGAGGAGTCCGCATGGTACAGCGTGACGAAGTGATTCAGCGTGCCCACGACCGACTGATCGCCGAGCTCGCGGATGGCGAGGGAGATCTCGCGGAGGTCCTCGATGGCAGTCTCGTGATCCATGAGGTGATCGAGGAGGCCCGAGACCGCCGCGCGCTCGCCCATGTTGACCAGGGCCGGCGCGACGACGCCCATCGGCGGGGCCTGCGTCTGCTCGAGGAAGTCGTACCTCATGTGCAGCGCCTTGACGAGGTACTCGGCGCCCGTCGTCCGCTTGCGCAGCGCCTGCACGACCGCGTCGCGCAGACCCTTGGGACACGACGCGTCGGAGTACACGGTGAGCAGATCCTGCGTCACCTCCGGCGCCGGGAACGCCGCGATCAGGAACGCCGCGTACGATCGGATCGGGAGCATCCGGTTGTCCTTGTCCCAGATGACCTCCTTCAGCGCGACGAGCGGATCGGCAGCGGCGCCGCCGCCGCCCGCGGGCCTGAAGCCGTTGGCGTCGATCGCCCCGGTGAGCACCTTGTGCCCCGAGTCGTGTGTCCAGATCTCGCCGCCGGAGACCGCGTCGATGAAGAACAGCTTCCCGTCCGTGTTCACGCCGACGACGCCGCCGGCGATCGCGGCCATGCTCTCGATGTCGCGCTCCGACCGGTACGTCCACCGCACCTGGTGGGTCGTTTGATCGAACGCGATGATGAACCGCCAATAGTGCAGGTAGTAGGCGTCGTCCGCCATGGCGATCGGCTTCGCGGGGTCGAGCGCGGGCTGCCAGTGGAACTTGATCTTCTCGGTCCCGGACCGCCCGGAGACCGGCAGCGCGAACGCGTCGCGCGCGAACGCCGGCTCGCCGGGGACCGGCTCGAGCGCCGGAACGAACGACGTCGATCCCGCGCTCGTCCCGACCGTGGACTTCTCGTCGAGCCGATAGAGCGTGGTGAGCTTGGCGCCGTTCGCGAGCGTTCCGTAGTAGGCGCCGGTCGCGTCCGCGCGCACGAAGTTGATCGTGAAGTCGTCGGCGCGCACGCGGCACACCTCGGTGCCCTCCTTCACGTCGATGATCGCCAGCTTCTGCCGATCCCACGGCACGAAGGCGAAGTTGCCGTGGATCGCGGGCGCGCCGAGCAGGCCGCCGCCAGAGGAGTTCTCCCAGAGCTTGCCGCCCGTCCTCGCGTTCACCGCGATGATCTGGCCGTTGGAGTACGCCCCGGTCTCCTCGCCGCCGACGCCGACCGAGATGATCGCGACGTCGCCCTCGATGTCGGCGCCGTGATAGTTCCAACCGGTCTCGATCTCGCGGCTCCAGAGCGTCGCGCCGGTCCGCAGATCGACGCCGACGACGTTGTACCCGGACTGGAACACCACGAGGTTGCCGCCGACCGTGAGCTCCGACTGGATGGGCGGCGAGACCTTCCAGACCTCCCGGCCCGCCGCGAGATCGATGCCCACGAGCGCCCGCGGCGACCCGTCGGTGACGAGGACCGCCATCGGGGAGCCGACGGTGTTCGCGGGGCCCGCGACCGCCTGCGGGGCGCCCATGCCGTTCAGCACGGCCTTCACGTCCTCCGCCTTGTTGTCCGGGAACTTGGAGCCGAAGGCCGCCGCCGTCGTGTCGAAGAACGTTCCGCAGATCTCGCCGGCAGCGCCGAAGGAGAACACCACGAGCGTCGCCAGGAGAGCCGCCTTGAGGTACTTCGCGATGTGCTTTCTCACCATGTGCCTACTCCTCCGCGATCTGGCGGATCATCCGGCTGACCGTCTTGTAGAGCGGGTTCTCGTCCTCCTCGGTCCCGGGGGGGAAGGTCGCCTTGTAGGAGACGGCGAACCTGCGCACGTCGGGACCCGCGAGCTCGAACAGCTGCTCGAGGATGGAGAGCTTCGCCTTCTCCGGGAACGCCGAGCGCGCGAGGAACTGCTCGAACCCCGGGAGGAGCATCGCCACGTCCACCTTGCCGAGGTACTGGGTGAGCCGCGCGGCGTCGTCCGGCGAGCCGATCTGCCCGATCGCGACGACGGCGTCGCGGACCCCGCGGTCGAACGCCTGGAACAGGATCGGGACGGACGCCGTGCTGCCGTGCTTGCCGAGCAGGAGCGCCGCCGTGTTGCGCACCTCCGCGTCCGAGTCGCGCAGGCGGTTCTCGATGGCCGCGATGATCTTCTGGTCGGAAAAATTCTCGAGCGCGAAGAGCGCCGCGACCCGCGCGTTCGGCCTGCGGTGATCGAGGTACTCGATGAGGATCGGTATCGAGCCGCGCTGGCCGATCGAGCCGAGCGCCTGGAGGATGCTGTTCGTGATGTCGTTGCGCGGCCCGGTCCGCAGGAGGTCCGTGAGCGGGCCGACGGCGTCCTTGGAGCCCGACGCCGCGAGCAGCTGCACGCTCGTCAGGACCTCCTCGGGGTTCGGGCTCCGGAGCTTGTGGATGGCGTCCTTCACCTCGCGCGATCCGATGGCCGGCGCCGTCACCTTTGCCTTGGCGGCCTTTCCCTTCGCGCCGCCCGCCTTCTTCTGGCCCGTCGCGGGAAGGCCCGCGAGCAGGAGGACAACGCATGCCAACAACACCGAGAATCTGCGCATGTTTCCACCTCGTCGGCTGTTCGTGCCGCGCCGCGCGGCGTCCTCGTGGTCCGGCCTCGACGCCGGCCCGCCTCGGCGCTCTTATGAATCCAAATCAGCCTGGTACCAATATCAGCAACGAATTGGAATTTCAACCGCACATCACAAGAGGTACTGGAGTAATATTGCGGCCTTATGGGATGGCGAGGGCACCTCCGGGATCGGCGCGCGCCGTTGGCCCTCGTCGGCGCCGCGGCGCTCGCGGCGGCCCTCGCGGAACAGTGGCCGGACTCCTATGATCCGGCGCGCGCGGGCGGCGAGTTGGCGGCCCGCTCCGGCCTCGAGATCGACGGCGCGACCTTCTCGTGGGTGTTCCCGTGGCGCGTGGCGGACGCGGGTCCGTTCGACTGGCACGCCGCGGCCTTCGCCGCGCGGGAGTCGGAGGGCGCGCTCCGCGACGTCTACACCGCCGAGCTCAGGGTCGCGAGCGACGGGGCGCCTTTCGAGATGCGCCGCCTGACCGATCTGTCTCGGACCGCGGACGGCGACGAGGACGTGCTCGCCGTCTCCGGCAACGGGCTGATCGCGTTCGCGGCGCGCGTCGGCGAGGCGTACGGCAGCGTCTCGGTCGTGGACTTCCGCGGCGAGTCCGCCGCGCTGACCGCCGACTGGCCGAGGGGCTGGCGCCTGGCCAACCGGATCACCAACCTGCAGCGGACCGGGCGGACCAAGGGCGTCGGGTGGAAGACGTACGTTTTTAGGGAGGCCCCGCAACGGCTCACGCTCGGGTTCGGCGCGGGGGAGCGGCTCTCGGTCGCCGCCGACGGCAGGGCGGCGTTCGACATCGACTCGAGCGGATCGAACCCCTCCCAGGAAGTCATCGTGCAGGAGGTGCTCAAGGGCAGGCCCGCCTTCCTCGCGTGGGCGGTCGACACGGCGCGCGAGGTGCCGTGGATCGGTAGGCGCACCATCGAGTGGATGGAGAAGTACTGGTTCGATCTCAACGACTGGCTCGCGCGCAAGAGGTACGCGCTGCTCGGGGACGAGGGCGCGGGCGCCGCCGCCGAG
The sequence above is drawn from the Pseudomonadota bacterium genome and encodes:
- a CDS encoding PQQ-like beta-propeller repeat protein; protein product: MVRKHIAKYLKAALLATLVVFSFGAAGEICGTFFDTTAAAFGSKFPDNKAEDVKAVLNGMGAPQAVAGPANTVGSPMAVLVTDGSPRALVGIDLAAGREVWKVSPPIQSELTVGGNLVVFQSGYNVVGVDLRTGATLWSREIETGWNYHGADIEGDVAIISVGVGGEETGAYSNGQIIAVNARTGGKLWENSSGGGLLGAPAIHGNFAFVPWDRQKLAIIDVKEGTEVCRVRADDFTINFVRADATGAYYGTLANGAKLTTLYRLDEKSTVGTSAGSTSFVPALEPVPGEPAFARDAFALPVSGRSGTEKIKFHWQPALDPAKPIAMADDAYYLHYWRFIIAFDQTTHQVRWTYRSERDIESMAAIAGGVVGVNTDGKLFFIDAVSGGEIWTHDSGHKVLTGAIDANGFRPAGGGGAAADPLVALKEVIWDKDNRMLPIRSYAAFLIAAFPAPEVTQDLLTVYSDASCPKGLRDAVVQALRKRTTGAEYLVKALHMRYDFLEQTQAPPMGVVAPALVNMGERAAVSGLLDHLMDHETAIEDLREISLAIRELGDQSVVGTLNHFVTLYHADSSFLGHEDAIATAAEGILKFGGPSGERYVAQIRDDTQTLPELKSQLIAILDPEAAAKAAEAARIAAEEAKKAAAAAEAETAAQAAAKEEAGRPYSLTVEQINGAIAANQEVLKPCVQAALGVNPMIRQIRMKFALAGATGQASNLQILPSDVPGLLQCLSNGLASISFPKFKNLRQPATYIIQIQGQAPPAGYTYPIAPDGSGGTDSSYDPDSFGGGGTGYQPQPQPQYPPQYPPQYPPQYPQPQPQPQPQPQPQPQPQPQPQPAPLPQPQPGSPPPPPTPPADPDAF
- a CDS encoding HEAT repeat domain-containing protein, with the translated sequence MRRFSVLLACVVLLLAGLPATGQKKAGGAKGKAAKAKVTAPAIGSREVKDAIHKLRSPNPEEVLTSVQLLAASGSKDAVGPLTDLLRTGPRNDITNSILQALGSIGQRGSIPILIEYLDHRRPNARVAALFALENFSDQKIIAAIENRLRDSDAEVRNTAALLLGKHGSTASVPILFQAFDRGVRDAVVAIGQIGSPDDAARLTQYLGKVDVAMLLPGFEQFLARSAFPEKAKLSILEQLFELAGPDVRRFAVSYKATFPPGTEEDENPLYKTVSRMIRQIAEE
- a CDS encoding AAA family ATPase, translated to MSKKTKPSKKTNSRRTRKATTTRRRPKSLAGSQHHGERRWLIEGLIRSEGVSVIAGPPNSYRTWLAIDLALAVKTGDTFLDHQSFSSAESEVIFVTDNVPISTMVGRAQHLAMGRELPSQGVADSIRFITGQDFLSRLPKLGGKKRSEKKVSLIVIDVEPLPMKLERHEVESMFARIGELRTLSNYYGAPIVVVGTMPDNEEAAPLLWANKSLYDTVLTIAPSGTEDLLNGSALVDDDISTIMDFALVFLTSEDSATFLSSWDIASDDLDGVDAEDAEIAASL
- a CDS encoding tyrosine-type recombinase/integrase; the encoded protein is MRFRKGKAYRDAAGGGRWVAVYYVDGQRQRERTQCTDEADLERCFAQIEERVRAASSRGRDPDPKRELGQTVTKFLEASTALAKPTREQYRGILGNFVAFTGAKRKLVSLDAADVVRFLEEHKSTGVRPATVAADRRVVRAFSSWCERLGYVEASFGKEVKPIRVPKVRKRYLRRQQVVAFLNACSPAFWPIAVLTILCGFRRKEIVNLKWNDVNLDEGLIHFVRAKTDDEQEIPLHPFAVEVLRSVERISEWVFPITEDHVMKDGQIVRRGDKRSETTGWFLEKTKQAAAAIGMQPEELDFHGLRKTFACLVQGTGHDIRMTGQLLGHGPGSKGAVTDLYVFDDEERQRAAVDAIRVDGIVRPLKKIATKLPQTLPRNQEVKLSG